A region from the Rosa rugosa chromosome 6, drRosRugo1.1, whole genome shotgun sequence genome encodes:
- the LOC133718664 gene encoding uncharacterized protein LOC133718664: MSSKNEEVSKLKNKIIECQEETMQLLREKQRWPDKFNLMEQTKEKVAADLTTQILCNSIQISESEKELEALNKALKRVEQSESNVKEIFDSSQVQYDEYKKYKEMRLIETESGLDELEKSLSDESDDINVYKRRVEMEKTLENLNVFCEAVYSILEPKDSSDVSLVKEAQLDHLGGQSGQKMRKRRGSQKSQ; the protein is encoded by the exons ATGTCAAGCAAGAACGAAGAGGTTTCGAAGCTTAAAAACAAG ATTATTGAATGCCAAGAGGAAACGATGCAGCTATTGCGCGAGAAACAGCGGTGGCCTGACAAATTTAATCTGATGGAAcagacaaaagaaaaagttgCAGCTGACCTGACAACACAAATACTATGTAATTCGATCCAAATATCTGAATCTGAAAAGGAACTCGAGGCTCTGAACAAGGCCTTGAAGCGTGTGGAGCAGTCTGAATCTAAT GTAAAAGAGATATTTGACAGCAGTCAAGTTCAATATGATGAATATAAGAAATATAAGGAAATGCGGCTGATAGAAACAGAGAGTGGTTTGGATGAGCTAGAGAAAAGTTTGTCTGATGAATCGGACGACATTAACGTGTACAAAAGGCGTGTAGAGATGGAGAAGACACTTGAAAATCTTAATGTTTTCTGTGAGGCTGTGTATTCTATTCTCGAACCGAAGGACTCTAGTGATGTCTCTCTTGTCAAAGAAGCTCAG CTTGATCATCTTGGCGGACAGAGTGGACAGAAAATGCGAAAAAGGAGAGGGTCACAGAAGTCTCAATAG
- the LOC133715850 gene encoding uncharacterized protein LOC133715850 isoform X2 encodes MLAADEAGTMDEEVFKLKEKLSQCQLEREQLLREKESWMIKEQLVMREKEEVEEKLRIEIEANLCARSEFEKKEKPLKEALETKKKSLRQLKKAFNEFHANGEMPYMGARSANANDKLKRLRAELEKKNKCSQAERDKLDKLHSEIIEKRDNLFAFLKTCVKYSKITDDVKHLLRVHYDAYIDKRRTENDDCELLRKYVHFVLQPGSAQKQNEMFAGVDFISPIFAAMSKNFNVFLRKKTEANGSFIYNHKHRVRGREDDESEHPSQASIGKKLWELGLDHNIKR; translated from the exons ATGTTGGCGGCGGATGAGGCAGGCACCATGGACGAAGAGGTTTTCAAGCTTAAAGAGAAG CTTTCTCAATGCCAACTCGAAAGGGAGCAGCTcctgagagagaaagagagctggATGATCAAGGAGCAACTTGTGATGCgggaaaaagaagaagtagaagaaaAGCTCAGAATTGAAATAGAGGCGAATTTGTGCGCAAGATCtgaatttgaaaaaaaagagaagccACTCAAGGAGGCCTTGGAGACCAAAAAGAAGAGTTTACGTCAG CTAAAGAAGGCATTCAATGAGTTTCATGCTAATGGTGAAATGCCTTATATGGGAGCACGATCAGCCAATGCCAATGACAAGTTAAAGAGATTGCGTGCtgaattagaaaagaaaaataagtgcTCACAAGCAGAGAGAGATAAGCTGGACAAGCTACATTCAGAGATAATTGAGAAACGGGACAATTTATTTGCTTTTCTTAAGACTTGTGTGAAATATTCAAAGATCACTGATGATGTAAAACACTTGCTCCGAGTCCACTATGATGCATATATTGACAAACGCAGGACTGAAAATGATGATTGTGAACTGTTAAGAAAGTATGTGCATTTTGTTCTACAACCGGGTTCTGCTCAGAAGCAAAATGAGATGTTTGCCGGGGTTGATTTTATATCTCCAATTTTTGCTGCAATGTCAAAAAATTTTAACGTCTTCCTGAGAAAAAAGACAGAGGCCAATGGTTCTTTTATCTATAAC CATAAACATCGTGTAAGAGGAAGAGAGGACGACGAGTCTGAACATCCTAGCCAAGCCTCAATAGGAAAGAAGCTTTGGGAGTTGGGACTTGATCATAACATAAAAAGATGA
- the LOC133715850 gene encoding uncharacterized protein LOC133715850 isoform X1: MLAADEAGTMDEEVFKLKEKLSQCQLEREQLLREKESWMIKEQLVMREKEEVEEKLRIEIEANLCARSEFEKKEKPLKEALETKKKSLRQLKKAFNEFHANGEMPYMGARSANANDKLKRLRAELEKKNKCSQAERDKLDKLHSEIIEKRDNLFAFLKTCVKYSKITDDVKHLLRVHYDAYIDKRRTENDDCELLRKYVHFVLQPGSAQKQNEMFAGVDFISPIFAAMSKNFNVFLRKKTEANGSFIYNVSSANKDAKHKHRVRGREDDESEHPSQASIGKKLWELGLDHNIKR; this comes from the exons ATGTTGGCGGCGGATGAGGCAGGCACCATGGACGAAGAGGTTTTCAAGCTTAAAGAGAAG CTTTCTCAATGCCAACTCGAAAGGGAGCAGCTcctgagagagaaagagagctggATGATCAAGGAGCAACTTGTGATGCgggaaaaagaagaagtagaagaaaAGCTCAGAATTGAAATAGAGGCGAATTTGTGCGCAAGATCtgaatttgaaaaaaaagagaagccACTCAAGGAGGCCTTGGAGACCAAAAAGAAGAGTTTACGTCAG CTAAAGAAGGCATTCAATGAGTTTCATGCTAATGGTGAAATGCCTTATATGGGAGCACGATCAGCCAATGCCAATGACAAGTTAAAGAGATTGCGTGCtgaattagaaaagaaaaataagtgcTCACAAGCAGAGAGAGATAAGCTGGACAAGCTACATTCAGAGATAATTGAGAAACGGGACAATTTATTTGCTTTTCTTAAGACTTGTGTGAAATATTCAAAGATCACTGATGATGTAAAACACTTGCTCCGAGTCCACTATGATGCATATATTGACAAACGCAGGACTGAAAATGATGATTGTGAACTGTTAAGAAAGTATGTGCATTTTGTTCTACAACCGGGTTCTGCTCAGAAGCAAAATGAGATGTTTGCCGGGGTTGATTTTATATCTCCAATTTTTGCTGCAATGTCAAAAAATTTTAACGTCTTCCTGAGAAAAAAGACAGAGGCCAATGGTTCTTTTATCTATAACGTAAGTTCTGCCAACAAGGATGCTAAG CATAAACATCGTGTAAGAGGAAGAGAGGACGACGAGTCTGAACATCCTAGCCAAGCCTCAATAGGAAAGAAGCTTTGGGAGTTGGGACTTGATCATAACATAAAAAGATGA
- the LOC133717578 gene encoding uncharacterized protein LOC133717578 → MSSRNEEVLKLKNKIIECQEETLRLLQEKQGWPAKSNLMEQTKERAVADLTRQSTETSEFEKELIDLYKALKREEKSETNLKDIFDAMQASHEEYRTAMEKQLTEVECSLDTVDKRLSVTLENRVEMEKRLENLNVFCEAVYSTLKSKKSNGVSLVKEAQLDHPGGQNGPKMRKSRGSKKSQ, encoded by the exons ATGTCAAGCAGGAACGAAGAAGTTTTGAAGCTTAAAAACAAG ATTATTGAATGCCAAGAGGAAACGCTGCGGCTATTGCAGGAGAAACAGGGGTGGCCTGCCAAATCTAATCTTATGGAACAGACAAAAGAAAGAGCTGTAGCTGACTTGACAAGACAATCGACCGAAACATCTGAATTTGAGAAGGAACTCATCGATCTGTACAAGGCCTTGAAGCGTGAGGAGAAGTCTGAAACCAAT CTAAAAGATATTTTTGACGCGATGCAAGCTTCGCATGAGGAATATAGGACAGCTATGGAAAAACAGCTGACAGAAGTAGAGTGTTCGTTGGATACTGTAGATAAGAGATTGTCAGTGACGCTAGAAAATCGCGTAGAGATGGAGAAGAGACTAGAAAATCTTAATGTTTTCTGTGAGGCTGTGTATTCTACTCTCAAATCGAAGAAGTCTAACGGTGTCTCTCTTGTCAAAGAAGCTCAG CTTGATCATCCTGGTGGACAGAATGGACCCAAAATGCGAAAAAGTAGAGGGTCGAAGAAGTCTCAATAG